Proteins co-encoded in one Sphingopyxis sp. BE259 genomic window:
- a CDS encoding alpha/beta hydrolase yields MIARRTLISGAATLVAASTVLGSAALKAQDFEEIPLWPGKPPGKGDVSGPELIGDKGAGFGAVSNVSNPRLRVYRPDHPNGRAVLVIGGGGYFRIQLWKESTPAARWLQRNGYTVFELIHRLPGDGWEAASPFMDAQRAMKIVRHRADEFGVRPDRIGILGFSAGGHLAGYTALKPDQPFYAGNDKFETASARPDFAVLLFPVVTLRKPYDTTRTRREIVGREPSLAAQELWSLDTHASKDAPPMILFSSADDRTTPPGHNVALFEALNRVGASVEMHIFSAGGHGWGLGTPDQTLSQWPTLFTAWLDTQITQPMTQNK; encoded by the coding sequence ATGATTGCCCGCCGCACCCTGATCTCGGGCGCTGCCACGTTGGTCGCGGCATCGACCGTGCTGGGCAGTGCTGCGCTGAAGGCGCAGGATTTCGAGGAAATCCCGCTGTGGCCCGGCAAGCCGCCAGGCAAAGGTGACGTCAGCGGACCGGAGCTGATCGGGGATAAGGGCGCCGGCTTTGGCGCGGTGTCCAATGTCTCCAACCCGCGCCTGCGGGTCTATCGCCCCGACCATCCCAATGGCCGGGCGGTGCTGGTCATCGGTGGGGGCGGGTATTTCCGCATCCAGCTCTGGAAGGAAAGCACCCCCGCGGCGCGATGGCTGCAGCGCAACGGCTACACCGTCTTCGAGCTGATCCACCGGCTGCCGGGCGATGGGTGGGAAGCCGCCTCCCCGTTCATGGATGCGCAGCGCGCGATGAAGATCGTTCGCCATCGTGCCGACGAGTTTGGCGTCCGCCCCGACCGCATCGGCATATTGGGGTTCTCGGCTGGCGGGCATCTGGCTGGCTATACCGCGCTGAAGCCCGACCAGCCGTTCTACGCGGGGAACGACAAGTTTGAAACGGCGTCCGCGCGACCCGACTTCGCCGTGTTGTTGTTCCCCGTGGTGACGCTGCGCAAGCCCTACGACACGACCCGCACCAGGCGCGAGATCGTCGGCCGCGAGCCAAGCCTCGCCGCACAGGAACTATGGTCGCTCGATACGCATGCGTCGAAGGACGCGCCGCCGATGATCCTGTTTTCCTCTGCCGACGACCGGACGACGCCCCCCGGCCACAACGTCGCACTGTTCGAGGCGCTCAACCGGGTGGGCGCGAGTGTCGAGATGCACATCTTTTCGGCCGGAGGTCACGGGTGGGGGCTCGGCACGCCCGACCAGACCCTGAGCCAGTGGCCGACGCTGTTCACCGCTTGGCTCGATACGCAAATCACCCAGCCAATGACCCAAAATAAATGA
- a CDS encoding dicarboxylate/amino acid:cation symporter, with product MSMPARKLPFYRHLYVQVLSAIALGALVGHLFPAFGASLKPLGDGFIALVKMIIAPVIFLTVATGIAGMKDMAAVGSVAGKAFVYFLFFSTLALVIGLVVANVVQPGAGLNIDPASLDTTAVAAYAETAEKQTIAAFLLGMIPTTLFSALTSGSILQVLLVAILTGVAIATTRPHSDLVLDVMGSFNKVIFKLVHMLMKFAPIGAFGAIAFTIGEFGIGSLASLAALIATFYLTSLLFVLVVLGLVARLAGFTIIGLIKYLREELLLVLGTSSSEAALPSLMEKMEIAGCRKTVVGLVVPTGYSFNLDGTNIYMTLAALFIAQAVGIDLSLGEQLTLVLVAMVSSKGAAGVTGAGFVILAATLSVVPSVPVAGMALILGIDRFMSECRALTNFIGNAVATIVVAKWENALDTQRLAAAMAGSPMPLPEADIEHHERTGPYSEGIAAAIGETP from the coding sequence ATGAGCATGCCCGCTCGCAAGTTGCCATTTTACCGGCATCTCTATGTCCAGGTGTTGAGCGCGATCGCGCTCGGGGCGCTGGTGGGGCATCTGTTTCCCGCATTCGGCGCCTCGCTCAAGCCCCTCGGCGACGGCTTCATCGCGCTGGTCAAGATGATCATCGCCCCGGTGATCTTCCTGACGGTTGCGACGGGCATCGCCGGCATGAAGGACATGGCGGCGGTCGGCAGTGTCGCCGGCAAGGCGTTCGTCTATTTCCTGTTCTTCTCCACCCTCGCACTGGTCATCGGGCTGGTCGTCGCCAACGTCGTGCAGCCGGGTGCGGGCCTGAACATCGATCCCGCCTCGCTCGATACCACGGCCGTCGCGGCCTATGCAGAGACCGCCGAAAAACAGACCATTGCGGCCTTTCTGCTGGGCATGATTCCCACCACGCTGTTCAGCGCCCTGACCAGCGGATCGATCCTCCAGGTGCTGCTCGTCGCGATCCTGACCGGTGTCGCAATCGCCACGACGAGACCGCATAGCGACCTCGTGCTCGACGTGATGGGGTCCTTTAACAAGGTCATCTTCAAGCTCGTCCACATGCTGATGAAGTTTGCCCCGATCGGCGCATTCGGCGCGATCGCCTTCACCATCGGCGAATTCGGGATCGGGTCGCTGGCCAGCCTCGCCGCGCTGATTGCGACCTTCTACCTCACGTCGCTGCTGTTCGTGCTCGTCGTGCTCGGTCTCGTCGCAAGGTTGGCCGGTTTCACGATCATTGGTCTGATCAAATATCTGCGCGAGGAGCTTCTGCTCGTTCTCGGCACCTCCTCGTCCGAGGCCGCGCTGCCCAGCCTGATGGAAAAAATGGAGATTGCTGGCTGTCGCAAGACGGTGGTCGGACTGGTGGTACCGACCGGCTATTCCTTCAATCTGGATGGCACAAACATCTACATGACGCTCGCCGCACTGTTCATTGCCCAGGCCGTGGGCATTGATCTGTCCCTGGGCGAGCAATTGACCTTGGTGCTGGTCGCGATGGTCAGTTCAAAAGGTGCGGCAGGCGTCACCGGGGCGGGCTTCGTCATCCTCGCTGCAACGCTGTCGGTCGTGCCGTCGGTTCCGGTGGCCGGCATGGCCCTGATCCTGGGTATCGACCGGTTCATGAGCGAGTGCCGCGCGCTCACCAATTTTATCGGCAATGCAGTCGCCACGATCGTGGTCGCCAAGTGGGAGAACGCGCTCGATACCCAGCGCCTCGCCGCCGCGATGGCGGGCAGCCCGATGCCGCTTCCCGAAGCCGACATCGAACATCACGAACGCACCGGGCCGTATAGCGAAGGCATCGCGGCGGCGATCGGAGAGACGCCATGA
- a CDS encoding ATP-binding protein has product MAGWADIMVRDRRRLIVPAVVAILLLAGLILSVDRVMYARALIQEKEVARDDAAILADGLRSELDKVSLLPITLAGDLQVRQLLEGDASQTGQLDIRLENLARQSGAAAIYVMDKDGLTLAASNWRQPATFVGSNYAFRRYFRQALNAGTSTEFALGTVSRRPGLYIAHRAGSAASPQGVVAVKIEFDALEASWRKTTDGVYVTDATGVVLLATDAAWRFRLTGEGVARARDAVQDEQRFGLARLEPLAIMRARGGGEPAIVEAPLFDTSQPISPDGWMLYLLVDPGPRAAAAIASGRLAVALALASTIAIAFALFFVRRRRQALQEEMVAQRTRTLRDQLSQANRLATLGQISAGVGHEIGQPVAAMRVFAENGEKLIARGRAQDASANFREIVGLADRLGLITGELRRFSRRQPGPRRLVRIGEIVDGASLLLRDRIVSMGVALQMPSADDLDIAVAAEHVRLEQVLVNLLQNALDAVGEAGAVAIEVVRNENDIRVRVCDSGPGIGADVVAQLFQPFATTKPDGLGLGLVISRDIMRDLGGDLVFEPDDRRTRFTMIIPRTK; this is encoded by the coding sequence ATGGCTGGCTGGGCAGACATCATGGTTCGGGATCGCCGCCGCCTGATTGTGCCAGCGGTGGTGGCCATCCTTCTGTTGGCCGGACTAATTCTCTCCGTCGACCGGGTGATGTACGCGCGCGCCCTCATCCAGGAAAAAGAGGTCGCGCGCGACGATGCCGCAATTCTCGCCGACGGTCTCAGAAGCGAACTCGACAAGGTGAGCCTGCTGCCGATCACGCTGGCAGGCGACCTGCAAGTGCGCCAGCTGCTCGAGGGCGATGCCAGCCAGACCGGGCAGCTTGATATCCGGCTGGAGAACCTCGCCCGCCAATCGGGTGCCGCGGCCATCTATGTCATGGACAAGGACGGCCTCACCCTTGCGGCGAGTAACTGGAGACAGCCTGCCACTTTTGTGGGGTCGAACTACGCCTTCCGCCGCTATTTCCGGCAGGCCCTGAACGCAGGAACCTCGACCGAGTTTGCGCTTGGCACAGTCAGTCGCAGGCCGGGGTTGTATATCGCGCACAGGGCCGGTTCGGCGGCCAGCCCGCAAGGCGTGGTAGCCGTCAAGATCGAGTTCGACGCGCTCGAAGCAAGCTGGCGCAAGACAACCGACGGCGTCTACGTCACCGATGCGACCGGCGTTGTGCTGTTGGCAACCGACGCAGCGTGGCGGTTCCGGCTGACCGGAGAAGGCGTCGCCCGCGCGCGCGACGCGGTGCAGGACGAGCAACGCTTCGGCTTGGCCAGACTGGAGCCGCTGGCGATCATGCGGGCTCGCGGCGGAGGAGAGCCGGCGATCGTCGAAGCGCCGCTGTTCGACACCTCGCAGCCGATCTCGCCCGATGGATGGATGCTGTACCTGCTGGTCGATCCGGGACCGCGCGCAGCAGCGGCGATCGCTAGCGGCAGGTTGGCCGTGGCGCTTGCACTGGCCAGCACGATCGCGATCGCGTTCGCCCTGTTCTTTGTGCGCCGGCGACGACAGGCTTTGCAGGAGGAGATGGTCGCCCAGCGCACGCGCACCCTGCGCGACCAACTGTCTCAGGCAAACCGCCTTGCAACGCTGGGTCAGATCTCGGCGGGCGTGGGCCACGAGATCGGGCAACCCGTTGCGGCCATGCGGGTGTTTGCCGAGAACGGCGAAAAGCTCATTGCGCGCGGACGCGCACAAGACGCGTCGGCAAACTTTCGCGAGATTGTGGGGCTGGCGGACCGGCTCGGCCTGATTACGGGGGAGCTGCGGCGCTTCAGTCGCCGCCAGCCTGGCCCCCGGCGTCTGGTTAGGATCGGCGAGATCGTAGATGGGGCAAGTCTTCTGCTCCGCGATCGCATCGTGTCGATGGGCGTGGCGCTGCAGATGCCCTCGGCGGATGATCTCGATATAGCAGTCGCCGCTGAGCACGTGCGTCTGGAACAGGTGCTGGTCAATCTGCTCCAAAACGCACTGGACGCCGTCGGCGAGGCTGGCGCGGTTGCGATCGAGGTTGTCCGCAACGAAAACGATATCCGCGTGCGCGTATGCGATAGCGGACCCGGTATCGGCGCCGACGTGGTCGCCCAACTATTTCAGCCCTTTGCCACCACGAAGCCGGACGGGCTCGGGCTCGGTTTGGTCATTTCGCGCGACATCATGCGCGATCTGGGCGGCGATCTCGTTTTCGAACCCGACGACAGGCGGACGCGTTTCACCATGATCATTCCCCGAACAAAATGA
- a CDS encoding response regulator: MIEDSISVIFVEDDESLRAGTVQALQMEGFAVAAFPAATAALREVNADFDGVVVSDVRLPVLDGIEFFARIRQIDPDIPVIFTTAHGDVSMAVNSMKDGAADFFTKPYSIERLARSVRQAADRRRLLLENRRLRSQLEGSTRAGWMGSSAVARRTERMLQDVAQTDADLLISGAPGIGKSHVARLVHDLSPRRNRPFVILDPGVFANEEANVLVYGRDPSVALSRSGMIERAAGGTLVIEAVESITARDRPRLVNLVDHRNFIALGAERPKNVDIRIIGTTTTLRPEGEDLASRDRGLEDRLSGITVTLPRLVERRDDIPELFHMFVAEFERSLERTAADLTEIEWHHLVSHDWPGNLRELRTFAQNFVLGLTRLAQPAVQGAMGASLHSLVANFERTLLEDAMKRAGGSVTEVQRNLKIPRKTLYDKLAKHGLQARKFRA; encoded by the coding sequence ATGATCGAAGACAGCATATCGGTTATCTTCGTCGAGGATGACGAAAGTCTGCGGGCGGGTACGGTCCAGGCATTGCAGATGGAAGGATTTGCCGTGGCGGCGTTTCCGGCCGCGACGGCCGCCTTGCGCGAGGTCAATGCCGACTTTGATGGCGTGGTGGTCAGCGACGTTCGCCTGCCCGTTCTGGACGGGATCGAGTTCTTTGCCCGGATTCGCCAAATCGACCCGGATATCCCGGTGATCTTCACCACCGCACACGGCGACGTGTCGATGGCCGTCAATTCCATGAAGGACGGCGCGGCCGACTTCTTCACCAAACCCTATTCGATCGAGCGGCTCGCCCGGTCGGTGCGCCAGGCCGCCGACCGGCGCAGGCTGTTGCTGGAAAATCGCCGATTGCGTTCGCAACTCGAAGGCAGCACACGCGCGGGCTGGATGGGGTCGTCGGCTGTCGCGCGCCGGACGGAACGGATGCTGCAGGACGTGGCGCAGACCGATGCCGACCTGCTGATCAGCGGTGCGCCGGGCATCGGCAAGAGCCATGTCGCACGCTTGGTACATGATCTCAGCCCCCGCCGGAATCGTCCGTTTGTCATCCTCGATCCGGGCGTGTTCGCTAACGAGGAAGCCAATGTTCTGGTCTATGGCCGCGATCCGTCGGTCGCGCTGTCGAGATCGGGAATGATCGAGCGGGCAGCTGGCGGGACGCTGGTCATCGAGGCAGTAGAGAGTATCACCGCACGCGACCGGCCGCGTCTCGTCAACCTTGTGGATCACCGGAATTTCATCGCCCTTGGCGCCGAGCGCCCCAAGAATGTCGACATCCGGATAATCGGGACCACCACGACACTTCGTCCGGAAGGCGAAGATCTTGCGAGCCGCGACCGCGGTTTGGAAGACCGGCTCAGCGGCATAACCGTCACATTGCCCCGCCTCGTCGAGAGGCGTGACGACATACCGGAACTGTTCCACATGTTCGTGGCAGAATTCGAACGCAGTCTCGAGCGAACAGCAGCAGATCTCACCGAGATCGAGTGGCACCATCTCGTCAGCCACGACTGGCCCGGCAATCTGCGCGAATTGCGAACATTTGCGCAGAATTTCGTGCTGGGACTTACGCGCCTGGCCCAACCCGCAGTGCAGGGGGCGATGGGCGCAAGTCTGCATTCTCTGGTAGCAAACTTCGAACGAACGCTTCTCGAAGATGCGATGAAACGTGCGGGCGGAAGCGTTACCGAAGTTCAGCGAAATCTGAAGATTCCTCGCAAAACCTTGTACGACAAACTGGCCAAACACGGGCTTCAGGCCCGCAAGTTTCGCGCGTGA